Genomic segment of Nocardiopsis mwathae:
ATGGTGAGCAGGGTGCCGATGGGCAGCATGATCAGGCCGCGGATGACCACCCGCCACAGCGCGACCCCCATGTCGTGGCCCGACTTGGGCGCCGAGCCGCCGGACAGCAGGGCGATGGACACACCCGCCAGCAGGGCGAAGGTCGCCGCCGAGCGCCCGGCGACCGCCTCGGTCAGCGGGCTGCTGCCGTCGGCGGCCGTCCACCCGATGCCCACGTGCACGACGAACATCCCGAGGATGGCCAGGCCGCGGGCCATGTCGATGCCCACGAGGCGGCCGGTGTCGGCGCCGCGCAGCCCGGGCGGAACCAGCCTGCGGCGGCGCGGCGCCGACACCGCGGCCGGGGACGAAGAGGCGCCCCCGACGGTGCCGGCTGCCCCCGGACCGCCGCCGGATGCCGAGCCGTCGGCGGCGGTGTCCTCGGGGGAGTGGCTCTCTGATGAGGAGCTGATGCTGTTCGACACCCTTCGAGGATCCCCCGCTCGTCTCCCTCATGCAGAGGTATTTCCCAAATATGACCGGTTGTGGCCGGGAATTCGCGCGCCGCACGGTGCCGGTCAACGGATCACACGGGGCGGGCGTCCCATGCTCATGAGGTGTTGGCCGCATACGAGCGTATAGCGGGGGTGAGCGCGCCGGGAAGGGGGGAGCGGCGCGATGCGGCGCCGGCCGGCGGCGCGGTGCGGCGATCCAGGGGCCGGAGGAGCGGCCGGGAACACGCGGGGGCGTGGGGGCGTGGGGGCGGAACGCTCGCGCGGCCCCGCATCACACCGGATCGACCGGAAGCTTGGTCCGAATAATCCACATCATCCACTTTTCATGCATAACGCACTTTATGCATGAAACACGCGGAACCCCCGGCGCGGCGACCCAGGGGATCGCAGGATGCCCGGCATGCCCGAAGCATGCCCGAACCCCATACCCTCGGACTCTTCCTCCTCGCCGCCGGCGCCCTGGTCCTCATCTACATCCTCACCCAGAGCGTCAGCCAGGGCCGCGCGGCCGGAGTCGTCTCGGCCCTGGGCGTGGAAACCGGCACGCTCGTCCACGTGACCTCGGCGGCCATCGGGCTGTCCTCGCTGCTGGCCACCTCAGCGCTCGCCTTCGACATCGTCGAATACCTCGGCGCCGCATACCTCGTCTACCTGGGCGTCCGCACCATCCTGACCCGCCCGGCCGAAACGCCCGGCCACACCGATCCCGGCACCCCGGCACCACGACCCACCGCGCGGATCTTCCGCGACGGACTGCTCGTCAACGTCCTCAACCCCACGGTGGCCTTGTTCTTCCTGGCGCTCCTGCCGCAGTTCGTGGACCCGGCCCAGGGACCGGCCGCCACGCAGATCCTCGTGTTCGGCGCGATCATGGCCGCGATGGGACTGACCGTCGACCTGGCCATGGCCCTGGGCGGCGTCTACCTCGCCATGGGCGCCGCAACAGCGCTGACCGGACGCCGCTGACGCCACCCGGCGCACACCCCTCTCGGCACCCGCCCCCGAAGCGCCGATAATGCACATTATGTCAAGTCGAACCTCAGGGGACCCCGCCACCGACCGGCCCACCCTCACACCGCCGAGCCGCCCACCTCACCGACCACCCGCACGAACCCCAACGTCTCCCCGGCGTCCGCACGCAGCATCGCCGCCTCCTCCGCCACGAGCTCGACCGCCCCCTCCGGCGGCTCGCACTCCTCGATCCACGCCAACCAGTACCTCCAACCCTCCTCCAGAACATCGGCCCGATCCACCCGCACCGCCCCACTTGACGCAAAATTGGCACGCCACCACTCCGCGCTGTGAAACGACCGGTACGCCGCCTGCCAGAACGGCCGCAGCCGCTCCGGAACCGTCCCGTCCACCGGACGAACCAGCCCAGGCGACACGATCCCCAACCGACCCCCCGGCGCCACGAACCGCAGCAGATAATCCAGGTACAGATCATCGGTACCGAAATAGTGATAGGCATCGATCGAGATCACCGCATCGAAATACCCCTCCGCGAACGGCAGGTCCCGCGCCTCCGCCCGCAACGGAAACACACGGTCGGTCACACCCGCCTCACACACCCGCCGCCAATTGTCCCCCGGATCCACCCACAAATCCGCCGCAGTCACCCGGACACCGAACTCACGCGCAAGAAAAATCGAGGTCAGCGCCGTCCCCGCCCCCAGATCCAGCACCCGCTCCCCCGCAGCGACCGGCATCTCCTCCACCAGCCACTCCGCCA
This window contains:
- a CDS encoding LysE family translocator, with translation MPEPHTLGLFLLAAGALVLIYILTQSVSQGRAAGVVSALGVETGTLVHVTSAAIGLSSLLATSALAFDIVEYLGAAYLVYLGVRTILTRPAETPGHTDPGTPAPRPTARIFRDGLLVNVLNPTVALFFLALLPQFVDPAQGPAATQILVFGAIMAAMGLTVDLAMALGGVYLAMGAATALTGRR
- a CDS encoding SAM-dependent methyltransferase; the encoded protein is MMGPNPLWLAEWLVEEMPVAAGERVLDLGAGTALTSIFLAREFGVRVTAADLWVDPGDNWRRVCEAGVTDRVFPLRAEARDLPFAEGYFDAVISIDAYHYFGTDDLYLDYLLRFVAPGGRLGIVSPGLVRPVDGTVPERLRPFWQAAYRSFHSAEWWRANFASSGAVRVDRADVLEEGWRYWLAWIEECEPPEGAVELVAEEAAMLRADAGETLGFVRVVGEVGGSAV